Proteins from a single region of Anopheles stephensi strain Indian unplaced genomic scaffold, UCI_ANSTEP_V1.0 ucontig297, whole genome shotgun sequence:
- the LOC118516459 gene encoding carboxylesterase 4A-like — protein sequence MSARQAAFVTFVSILTLASLGTVSAQNDPSRPIIDSPAGQLQGTTESCGLFCSYYAFKGVPYAEPPVGSLRFRNPVPRASWPGVRDASSHGAECLQLSIIPGQLRGSEDCLYLNIYTQQLIGTRPVMVWIHGGGYNANSGNSDEFGPEKLVQENVLLVTLNYRLGVLGFLSTGDRYAAGNWGLKDCLQALRWVRANIRAFGGDPDNVTIFGNSAGAALVHLLTLVDASQGLFHKAIAQSSTALVPYAFQPRPRFYADRIASALGFGTDSTTYVEQLRTVPAEQFVPFQQAGLTVPVPRFLRPSDFGPVVEPSDAPEEILIRQRPIELIRNGAHRVPLIVGYNDLEGAFFTAFENAIDPTVKGQFNANPHLLVPMFWNVGEGTAASGQISGAFRNHYWQSRPLDASLDYEWTVYQSDHLFLFAIDQTVRFHAQSSTVPMYYYQFSYDGDLNLYKKLFGVQHPGAIHTDELPYLFHIPSAMLVPVSPDSHANTVSSRLVRMWTNFARTGNPTPTQDPLLQNVQWPSMGATGTGYLSIGHDLMLAQQTPNPTRMNLWYDLQRTYANAPFEL from the exons ATGTCCGCCCGACAGGCTGCTTTCGTTACGTTCGTCAGCATCTTGACGCTAGCATCGCTTGGTACGGTTAGTGCGCAGAATGACCCGTCCAGACCCATCATCGACAGCCCGGCCGGGCAGCTTCAAGGTACAACGGAGTCGTGCGGATTGTTCTGCAGCTACTACGCATTCAAGGGAGTGCCGTATGCGGAGCCTCCGGTAGGATCATTACGCTTTCGCAATCCTGTCCCGCGCGCAAGCTGGCCAGGTGTGCGCGATGCCAGCAGCCATGGTGCCGAGTGTCTCCAACTGTCCATTATCCCTGGACAGCTGCGTGGTAGCGAGGACTGTCTGTATCTAAACATTTACACCCAGCAGCTCATCGGGACGCGTCCGGTAATGGTTTGGATACACGGTGGCGGTTACAACGCCAACTCGGGCAACAGCGACGAGTTTGGGCCGGAAAAGTTGGTCCAGGAAAATGTGCTACTCGTAACGCTCAACTATCGGCTGGGTGTGCTCGGGTTTCTTAGTACCGGAGATCGCTATGCCGCTGGTAACTGGGGACTGAAGGATTGTTTGCAGGCGCTGCGCTGGGTACGAGCCAACATCCGGGCGTTCGGTGGTGATCCGGACAATGTAACAATCTTTGGAAATTCGGCCGGCGCTGCATTGGTACATCTGCTGACGCTTGTCGACGCGAGCCAAGGGTTGTTCCATAAAGCGATTGCACAGAGCAGCACGGCACTCGTACCGTACGCCTTCCAGCCGAGACCACGATTTTACGCCGATCGGATTGCGTCCGCGCTCGGGTTTGGCACGGACAGCACCACCTACGTCGAACAACTGCGAACGGTACCGGCGGAACAGTTTGTTCCGTTTCAGCAGGCTGGACTCACCGTTCCAGTACCGAGATTTCTTCGCCCCAGTGACTTTGGACCGGTGGTGGAGCCTAGTGACGCACCGGAGGAGATCCTCATACGGCAGCGCCCGATAGAGCTTATCCGAAACGGAGCCCATCGAGTTCCGCTCATCGTCGGGTACAACGATCTGGAGGGTGCGTTTTTCACCGCCTTTGAAAATGCGATCGATCCGACGGTTAAAGGACAGTTCAACGCGAACCCTCATCTGTTGGTGCCCATGTTTTGGAACGTCGGAGAGGGAACCGCCGCATCCGGCCAGATAAGCGGTGCGTTTCGGAATCATTACTGGCAGAGTCGACCGTTGGATGCCAGCTTGGATTACGAGTGGACGGTGTACCAGTCCGATCATTTGTTCCTGTTCGCGATCGATCAAACGGTTCGGTTCCACGCACAATCGTCTACCGTTCCCATGTACTACTATCAGTTCTCGTACGATGGTGACTTGAATTTGTACAAGAAACTGTTTGGCGTGCAGCATCCGGGAGCGATCCATACGGACGAGCTTCCGTACTTGTTCCACATACCGTCCGCCATGCTGGTACCGGTTTCACCCGACAGTCATGCCAACACGGTAAGCAGCCGTCTCGTCCGGATGTGGACAAACTTTGCCAGAACCGG CAACCCTACTCCAACTCAAGACCCGTTGCTACAAAACGTGCAATGGCCTTCGATGGGAGCAACAGGGACAGGATATCTATCGATTGGACACGATCTAATGCTGGCCCAGCAAACTCCCAATCCGACCCGTATGAACCTATGGTACGATCTACAGCGCACGTATGCAAATGCCCCATTCGAACTATGA